Proteins encoded within one genomic window of Lysinibacillus louembei:
- the rpsA gene encoding 30S ribosomal protein S1 gives MSEEMNLGLEKEFHEGDIVKGTAEQVDDKSVTVSIEGAPFEGIIPISELSSLHIEKASDAVSVGDVLELMITKVEDEAYVLSKRKVDALKAWDDLIAKFESGEVFEAEVKDVVKGGLVVDLGVRGFVPASLVEDHFVEDFEDYRGKTMLFKITELDQEKGRLILSHRAVVEQEKAEQKKQVIGNIKQGDVLEGKVQRLATFGAFIDLGGVDGLVHISQVSHDHVEDVSSVLTEGQAVKVKVLSVDPDNERISLSIKDTLPGPWENIEERAAKGAVLTGTVRRLVTFGAFVEVFPNVEGLVHISQISHKHINTPHEALKEGQEVQVKVLDVNAAEKRLSLSIKDLVENPDKEEEFDYELPEENTGFSFSDVIGDQLKGFTKE, from the coding sequence ATGTCTGAAGAAATGAACTTAGGATTAGAAAAGGAATTTCATGAAGGAGATATTGTGAAAGGTACCGCGGAGCAGGTTGATGATAAATCTGTAACTGTTTCAATTGAGGGAGCTCCATTTGAAGGGATTATCCCAATTAGTGAGCTTTCTAGTCTACACATTGAGAAGGCGTCTGATGCCGTTTCAGTGGGCGATGTGCTTGAGCTAATGATTACGAAAGTAGAAGATGAAGCATATGTGTTATCGAAACGTAAAGTTGATGCATTGAAAGCATGGGATGATTTAATCGCAAAATTTGAATCAGGCGAAGTGTTTGAAGCCGAAGTGAAGGATGTTGTTAAAGGCGGTCTAGTTGTAGATTTAGGCGTGCGCGGCTTTGTGCCAGCATCGCTAGTAGAGGATCATTTCGTTGAAGATTTCGAAGACTATCGTGGCAAAACGATGCTCTTTAAAATTACGGAGCTAGATCAAGAAAAGGGCCGTTTAATTTTATCGCACAGAGCCGTTGTAGAGCAAGAAAAGGCAGAGCAAAAAAAGCAAGTGATTGGCAATATAAAGCAAGGTGATGTGTTAGAAGGCAAAGTACAGCGCTTAGCAACATTCGGTGCATTTATTGACCTTGGTGGTGTTGATGGACTTGTGCATATTTCGCAAGTGTCACATGACCATGTAGAGGATGTATCATCTGTACTAACAGAAGGGCAAGCAGTGAAAGTAAAAGTGCTTTCTGTTGATCCGGATAATGAGCGTATTTCATTATCAATTAAAGACACGTTACCTGGACCGTGGGAAAATATTGAGGAACGTGCAGCAAAAGGCGCTGTATTAACAGGAACTGTTCGCCGTCTTGTAACGTTCGGTGCTTTCGTGGAGGTATTCCCGAATGTAGAAGGACTTGTGCATATTTCACAAATTTCGCATAAGCATATTAACACACCTCATGAAGCGTTAAAAGAAGGGCAAGAGGTGCAGGTGAAGGTGCTGGATGTGAACGCTGCCGAGAAGCGTTTATCATTAAGCATTAAAGACCTTGTTGAAAACCCAGATAAAGAGGAAGAATTCGATTACGAATTACCAGAAGAAAACACAGGCTTTTCGTTTAGCGATGTGATTGGCGATCAATTAAAAGGCTTTACAAAAGAATAA
- a CDS encoding NAD(P)H-dependent glycerol-3-phosphate dehydrogenase — MERITVLGAGSWGTALAIVLAENGHDTLLWTHRQNQADEINNQHTNKKYLPDTTLPANLVATANLAEAAQHATTIVVAVPTKAIREVCGNLAQLRQEKALFVHVSKGIEPDTLLRISELMRESLGTDLIEDIVVLSGPSHAEEVVLQHPTTVTAACENIAAAEKVQDMFMNGYLRVYTSEDVTGVEIGGALKNVIALAAGITDGLTYGDNAKAALITRGLAEITRLGVKMGGNPFTFAGLTGMGDLIVTCTSVHSRNWRAGNMLGKGLPLEEVLEQMGMVVEGIRTTKAAHQLAQKYDVAMPITAALYDVLFSDKTPKEAVDELMIRMKKPEIDEFQ; from the coding sequence ATGGAGAGAATAACTGTTTTAGGTGCTGGCTCTTGGGGAACTGCGCTTGCGATTGTGCTTGCAGAAAACGGGCATGATACGCTGCTCTGGACACATCGACAAAACCAAGCAGACGAAATTAATAACCAGCATACGAATAAAAAATATTTGCCAGATACAACGCTTCCAGCAAATCTTGTTGCCACAGCAAATCTTGCCGAAGCTGCACAGCACGCAACAACAATTGTTGTTGCAGTGCCGACAAAGGCAATCAGAGAAGTATGTGGCAATTTAGCACAATTACGACAAGAAAAAGCGTTGTTTGTCCATGTGTCAAAAGGGATTGAACCAGACACTTTATTACGTATTTCTGAGTTAATGCGAGAAAGTCTAGGCACTGATTTAATTGAGGACATCGTTGTATTATCAGGTCCAAGCCATGCGGAGGAAGTTGTTTTGCAGCATCCGACAACTGTTACAGCAGCCTGTGAAAATATTGCTGCAGCAGAAAAAGTACAAGACATGTTTATGAATGGGTATTTGCGTGTTTATACAAGCGAGGATGTGACGGGTGTTGAAATTGGTGGGGCATTGAAAAATGTCATTGCATTAGCAGCCGGTATTACAGACGGTCTAACTTATGGTGATAATGCGAAGGCAGCCTTAATTACGCGCGGCTTAGCAGAAATCACTCGCCTCGGTGTCAAAATGGGAGGCAATCCATTTACATTCGCTGGATTAACAGGAATGGGTGACTTAATCGTAACATGTACAAGTGTACACTCACGTAACTGGCGTGCCGGTAATATGCTTGGAAAAGGCTTACCGCTTGAAGAAGTGTTAGAGCAAATGGGCATGGTTGTGGAAGGTATACGTACAACGAAGGCGGCACATCAGCTTGCACAAAAATATGATGTGGCAATGCCGATTACAGCGGCACTTTATGATGTGCTATTTAGTGATAAAACACCGAAAGAAGCGGTGGATGAATTAATGATTCGCATGAAAAAGCCCGAAATTGATGAGTTCCAGTAA
- the folE gene encoding GTP cyclohydrolase I FolE gives MSKVDLNKIEEAVKMILEAVGEDVEREGLLDTPKRVAKMYAEMFSGLQQDPREYFSTVFHEEHEELVLVKDIPFHSMCEHHLVPFYGKAHIAYIPKDGKVAGLSKLGRCVETVARRPQLQERITSTVAETMMEMLEPKGVYVVIEAEHMCMTMRGLKKPGSKTVTSVARGIYEEDEVKRREVISFIQMS, from the coding sequence ATGTCGAAGGTTGATTTAAATAAAATTGAAGAAGCAGTAAAAATGATTTTAGAGGCAGTTGGAGAAGATGTAGAACGTGAAGGGCTTCTTGATACGCCAAAACGTGTAGCAAAAATGTATGCAGAAATGTTTAGTGGCTTACAACAAGATCCGCGTGAATATTTTAGCACTGTATTTCATGAGGAGCATGAGGAGCTAGTGCTTGTAAAGGATATTCCATTTCACTCAATGTGTGAGCATCATCTTGTACCATTTTACGGCAAGGCACATATTGCATACATACCAAAGGACGGAAAAGTAGCGGGGCTTAGTAAATTAGGACGTTGTGTGGAAACGGTTGCTCGCAGACCGCAGCTACAAGAGCGTATTACGTCAACAGTAGCAGAGACGATGATGGAAATGCTGGAGCCTAAAGGTGTGTATGTTGTCATTGAGGCAGAGCATATGTGTATGACGATGCGTGGCTTAAAAAAACCAGGCTCAAAAACAGTGACATCTGTTGCACGTGGAATTTATGAGGAAGATGAAGTGAAACGTAGAGAGGTTATTTCGTTTATTCAAATGTCTTAA
- the spoIVA gene encoding stage IV sporulation protein A, whose product MSEQIFQQLAERTNGDVYIGVVGPVRVGKSTFVKKVMESLVLPNIMNEDDRKRALDELPQSSPGPVIMTAEPKFVPANAAPISIGDDGLSFRIRLADCVGYIIDGAKGYEDENGPKYVHTPWHTEAIPFQDAAKIGTDKVIRDHANIGVVVTTDGTVNGIERQAAAVAERAIIEQLKEIGKPFVIVINSTMPAREETRNLRNELFETYEVPVIATSIDQLTTSDIAYILQEALYEFPIEYIEVEKPDWVDVLDSTHYVNESLAVASHEMIGHVEKIRDVEKATNFLKALDFVENCEVERVDAGLGVVTVRLTIQNDIYKAICNEWLEQPIETKKDWLLFVKEASEAKRAQARFREAIEQARIEGYGLTLPTIDEFEPNEPELIKQNNFYGVRMKATAPSYHIIRVDMESEFAPLIGSEFHSQQLLKDLQYAFENDREALWQTQLFGTPLHEVLKESIRYKMNTVPKTAKKRMRQTIERMVNEGDRGLITFII is encoded by the coding sequence ATTAGCGAACAAATTTTTCAGCAGCTTGCAGAACGAACAAATGGTGATGTGTATATTGGGGTTGTTGGCCCTGTCCGAGTAGGAAAATCGACATTCGTCAAAAAAGTAATGGAGTCGCTTGTCTTGCCGAATATTATGAATGAAGACGATCGTAAGCGTGCCTTGGACGAGCTGCCACAAAGCTCACCAGGTCCCGTTATTATGACGGCAGAGCCGAAGTTTGTTCCTGCCAATGCTGCACCCATTTCTATAGGTGATGACGGCTTAAGCTTCCGCATTCGCCTTGCTGATTGCGTTGGCTATATTATTGATGGAGCGAAGGGCTATGAGGATGAAAACGGCCCTAAATATGTGCATACACCTTGGCATACAGAAGCGATTCCGTTTCAGGATGCTGCGAAAATTGGCACAGATAAAGTAATACGTGACCATGCCAATATCGGTGTAGTTGTGACGACAGATGGCACCGTCAATGGAATTGAGCGACAAGCCGCAGCTGTGGCAGAAAGGGCGATTATTGAGCAATTAAAGGAAATTGGTAAACCTTTCGTCATCGTTATTAATAGCACAATGCCGGCGCGCGAGGAAACGCGCAATTTGCGCAATGAATTATTTGAAACGTATGAAGTTCCTGTGATTGCAACATCTATTGATCAGCTGACAACATCTGATATTGCCTATATTTTGCAGGAGGCATTGTATGAGTTTCCGATTGAATATATCGAAGTAGAAAAGCCTGATTGGGTAGATGTGCTTGATAGTACACACTATGTTAATGAATCACTTGCTGTTGCATCACATGAAATGATTGGGCATGTTGAAAAAATTCGCGATGTTGAAAAGGCAACGAATTTTTTGAAGGCCTTAGATTTCGTAGAAAATTGTGAGGTTGAACGTGTTGATGCAGGTCTCGGCGTTGTAACAGTGCGTTTAACGATACAAAATGACATTTATAAAGCGATATGTAACGAATGGTTAGAGCAGCCAATCGAAACGAAAAAAGACTGGTTATTGTTTGTTAAAGAGGCGTCTGAGGCAAAAAGAGCGCAGGCTCGCTTCCGAGAGGCCATTGAGCAAGCACGCATTGAAGGCTATGGCTTAACGCTGCCAACAATTGATGAATTTGAGCCGAATGAACCAGAGCTAATTAAGCAAAATAATTTCTATGGTGTTCGGATGAAGGCAACAGCGCCATCTTACCATATTATCCGTGTTGATATGGAATCGGAGTTTGCACCGTTAATTGGCTCAGAATTCCATAGTCAGCAATTATTAAAGGATTTACAGTATGCGTTTGAAAATGATCGAGAAGCTTTATGGCAAACACAATTATTTGGCACACCACTTCATGAAGTATTGAAGGAAAGTATTCGTTATAAAATGAATACTGTACCAAAAACTGCTAAAAAGAGAATGCGTCAAACAATTGAACGTATGGTGAATGAAGGCGATAGAGGGTTAATTACATTTATTATTTAG
- a CDS encoding PepSY1/2 domain-containing protein: MKNAVYLLSIVVLILAVYAYDVTTKQRSMERAVHAHYTNELTNASEKLSLLHSSIAKSMLFQDEKALHKELDTIWRVSSDMRNAVSRLPLHQEVANDWMRYLGRIGDEAKRAAASQDATEWQDKMETVNGNLHALTEEWTVATTNYFQQDGDYQKWSKITADEVGDSSFAKVSADLKSFNETDFPLTASESDYQKKRELQHLMDEPLTKAQALQRLQTVFPLISDATMTVTKSRDDAPYPFYHIQFVRGSRIGYADITEKGGHILSFLLERPMKKTALPHEEVLQAAEKIMADAGYDDTVMTEMRENHIAWHFVFTRKVNDALVYPDSIQVKVAKDSGEVLGINAMEYIQKETIKEQELKPIDWSTFFGEGVVIEDEKKIYTENDAYELRLCYEVMARLPDKQYDTFRVVVDATTHDVIQIDTLA, translated from the coding sequence ATGAAAAATGCAGTATATTTATTAAGCATTGTTGTGTTGATTTTAGCTGTTTATGCGTATGATGTGACGACAAAACAGCGTTCAATGGAAAGGGCAGTACATGCCCATTATACAAACGAGCTAACAAATGCCTCGGAAAAGCTATCCTTATTACATTCATCCATTGCTAAATCGATGCTATTTCAAGATGAGAAAGCATTGCATAAAGAGCTGGATACGATTTGGCGCGTGAGTAGTGATATGCGTAATGCAGTGTCACGTCTGCCTTTACATCAAGAGGTAGCAAATGATTGGATGCGTTATTTAGGTCGTATAGGTGATGAGGCAAAGCGTGCTGCGGCTTCTCAAGATGCGACAGAATGGCAAGATAAAATGGAGACAGTCAATGGCAATTTACATGCGCTAACAGAGGAATGGACTGTTGCGACAACAAATTATTTTCAACAAGATGGCGATTATCAAAAATGGTCAAAAATAACAGCTGACGAGGTAGGGGATTCATCCTTTGCGAAAGTATCGGCAGATTTAAAAAGCTTTAATGAAACGGATTTTCCTTTAACAGCGAGTGAGAGCGACTACCAAAAAAAGCGAGAATTGCAGCATTTAATGGACGAGCCATTAACGAAGGCACAAGCATTGCAGCGCCTGCAAACTGTATTCCCTTTAATTAGTGATGCAACAATGACGGTAACGAAAAGTAGAGACGATGCGCCGTATCCGTTTTATCACATTCAATTTGTTCGTGGCTCGCGTATTGGCTATGCAGATATTACGGAGAAAGGTGGGCATATTTTGTCATTCCTGCTAGAGCGACCGATGAAAAAAACAGCGCTGCCACATGAGGAAGTGTTACAAGCAGCTGAAAAGATTATGGCAGATGCTGGCTATGACGATACGGTTATGACAGAAATGCGTGAAAATCATATTGCATGGCATTTTGTTTTTACACGTAAAGTAAACGATGCACTCGTTTATCCTGATAGCATTCAAGTGAAAGTTGCCAAGGATAGCGGCGAGGTGTTAGGTATTAATGCGATGGAATACATTCAAAAGGAAACGATTAAAGAGCAGGAGCTAAAGCCGATTGATTGGTCAACATTTTTTGGCGAAGGTGTTGTCATAGAGGATGAAAAGAAAATTTATACAGAAAATGATGCCTATGAACTGCGCTTATGCTATGAGGTAATGGCAAGGCTACCGGATAAACAATATGATACATTCCGTGTAGTTGTCGATGCAACGACCCATGATGTGATTCAAATTGATACATTAGCCTGA
- the prsW gene encoding glutamic-type intramembrane protease PrsW: MFILLSAAIAPALALLGYFYMRNQMATEPRRTLIQAFLYGAVITFPILFIQYVMEQEGTMTNPFMTNVVFTSGIEEFFKWLIIFVLIFRHIEFDDPYDGILYGAAVSLGFATVENVLYLLSFGLNTAFVRALLPVSSHALFGVVMGYYFGKSKFSNNDKWKEYLFLSIFIPIALHFSYNLIWTLGGNFIYLMVPFMLFLWWFGLRKVKLAHQHLIEHLIENNKHS; this comes from the coding sequence ATGTTCATATTATTATCAGCAGCAATAGCTCCAGCATTAGCTCTTTTAGGCTATTTTTATATGCGCAATCAAATGGCAACAGAGCCACGTAGAACATTAATTCAAGCATTTTTATATGGGGCGGTTATTACATTCCCTATTTTGTTTATTCAATATGTAATGGAGCAAGAGGGCACAATGACGAATCCGTTTATGACAAATGTTGTATTTACAAGCGGCATTGAGGAATTTTTTAAATGGTTAATTATTTTTGTGCTAATTTTTCGCCATATTGAATTTGATGACCCATATGATGGCATTTTATATGGAGCAGCCGTCTCTTTAGGCTTTGCGACAGTTGAAAATGTTTTATATTTATTGTCCTTTGGCTTGAATACCGCTTTTGTAAGAGCGTTGTTGCCCGTTTCAAGCCATGCATTATTCGGCGTTGTCATGGGCTATTATTTTGGGAAAAGTAAATTCTCTAACAATGATAAATGGAAGGAATATTTATTTTTATCCATTTTTATTCCAATTGCGTTACATTTCAGCTATAACTTAATTTGGACGCTAGGTGGTAATTTTATTTACTTAATGGTGCCGTTTATGCTGTTTTTATGGTGGTTTGGCTTGCGTAAAGTGAAGCTTGCTCACCAACATTTAATTGAACATTTGATTGAAAATAACAAACATTCTTAG
- the sleB gene encoding spore cortex-lytic enzyme, whose translation MKKKLFIVLLLSVFLIQPQQSDAFSAQVIQRGAFGDDVIELQARLQYLGYYHGKIDGKFGYGTYWALREFQQSYGLEVDGIAGDTTKKKLVAQSNYNESFVKEQIAKGSQFTHYGGMALEHQVKGGGSSKNSGKESSNSGSMQLPANYTERDLQIMANAVYGEARGEPYEGQVAVAAVILNRLESPDFPNSISDIIFQPLAFTAVADGQIWLTPNERAKQAVLDAMNGWDPTENALYYFNPKTATSKWIWTRPQIKQIGQHIFCY comes from the coding sequence ATGAAGAAAAAATTATTCATTGTGTTGCTACTTAGCGTATTTCTTATACAGCCACAGCAATCCGATGCCTTTTCCGCGCAAGTGATTCAGCGAGGTGCGTTTGGCGATGATGTAATTGAGTTACAGGCTCGCCTGCAATATTTAGGCTACTATCATGGAAAAATTGATGGCAAATTTGGTTATGGCACTTACTGGGCTTTGCGTGAATTTCAACAAAGCTATGGCTTAGAGGTAGATGGGATCGCGGGCGATACGACGAAAAAAAAGCTAGTAGCGCAATCTAATTATAATGAAAGCTTCGTTAAGGAGCAAATTGCGAAAGGCAGCCAGTTTACGCACTATGGTGGGATGGCGCTTGAGCATCAAGTAAAGGGTGGAGGAAGCAGTAAAAATAGTGGGAAGGAAAGTTCAAATAGTGGTTCAATGCAGCTGCCAGCAAATTATACGGAGCGAGATTTACAAATAATGGCTAACGCTGTTTATGGTGAGGCGCGCGGTGAACCGTATGAGGGACAAGTAGCAGTAGCGGCGGTTATTTTAAATCGATTGGAGTCACCTGATTTTCCAAATTCGATTTCCGATATTATTTTCCAGCCACTTGCGTTTACAGCAGTAGCCGATGGTCAAATTTGGTTGACGCCAAATGAACGAGCAAAGCAAGCTGTTTTGGATGCGATGAATGGCTGGGATCCAACAGAGAACGCGCTATATTATTTCAACCCTAAAACAGCAACAAGCAAATGGATTTGGACACGTCCACAAATAAAGCAGATTGGGCAGCATATTTTCTGCTATTAG
- the der gene encoding ribosome biogenesis GTPase Der, with amino-acid sequence MTKPVIAIVGRPNVGKSTIFNRIVGERVSIVEDIPGVTRDRIYSSAEWLTHDFNIIDTGGIDIGDEPFLEQIRQQAEIAIDEADVIIFMTNGREGVTAADEQVAKILYKTKKPVVLAVNKIDNPDMREMIYDFYSLGFGEPWPISGSHGLGLGDLLDECAKHFPQEDETQYGDDVIKFSLIGRPNVGKSSLVNAFLGNDRVIVSDIAGTTRDAIDTPYTYDGQEYVIIDTAGMRKKGKVYETTEKYSVLRALRAIERSDVVLVVLNADEGIQEQDKKIAGYAHEAGKAVIIVVNKWDAVEKDDKTMNFYTQQIREHFLFLDYAPIIFVSAKTKQRVHQILAIVQRVSENHAMRIQSSILNEVIEDSVARNPAPADKGRRLRIYYATQVAIQPPTFVVFVNDPELMHFSYERFLENRIRETFDFEGTPIRLITRARD; translated from the coding sequence ATGACAAAACCAGTAATCGCCATTGTAGGACGTCCGAACGTAGGGAAATCAACAATTTTTAACCGTATTGTTGGAGAACGTGTTTCCATTGTGGAAGATATTCCAGGTGTTACACGTGACCGTATTTATAGTTCGGCTGAATGGCTAACGCATGATTTTAATATTATTGATACAGGTGGTATTGATATTGGCGATGAGCCTTTTTTAGAACAAATTCGTCAGCAAGCAGAAATCGCCATTGATGAGGCAGACGTTATTATTTTCATGACAAATGGACGTGAAGGTGTTACAGCGGCTGATGAGCAAGTAGCAAAAATTTTATACAAAACGAAAAAGCCTGTTGTATTAGCAGTTAATAAAATTGATAACCCAGATATGCGTGAAATGATTTATGATTTTTATTCATTAGGCTTTGGTGAGCCTTGGCCAATTTCTGGCTCACATGGCTTAGGCTTAGGGGACTTACTGGATGAATGTGCAAAGCATTTCCCACAAGAAGACGAGACACAATACGGCGATGATGTGATTAAATTCTCATTAATTGGACGTCCAAATGTCGGAAAATCTTCTTTAGTAAATGCCTTTTTAGGTAATGATCGAGTGATTGTCAGCGATATTGCAGGCACAACACGTGATGCTATTGATACACCATATACGTATGATGGGCAGGAATATGTCATCATTGATACAGCAGGTATGCGTAAAAAAGGAAAGGTGTATGAAACGACGGAAAAATATTCTGTACTTCGTGCACTGCGAGCAATCGAACGCTCTGACGTTGTCTTAGTCGTGTTAAATGCGGACGAAGGTATCCAAGAACAAGATAAAAAAATTGCAGGCTATGCACATGAGGCTGGTAAGGCAGTAATTATCGTTGTTAATAAATGGGATGCTGTTGAAAAAGACGATAAAACAATGAATTTCTATACGCAGCAAATTCGTGAGCATTTCTTATTTTTAGATTATGCACCGATTATTTTCGTGTCAGCAAAAACGAAGCAGCGTGTACATCAAATTTTAGCGATTGTCCAACGTGTAAGTGAAAACCATGCAATGCGTATTCAATCATCTATTTTAAATGAAGTGATTGAAGATTCCGTAGCACGCAATCCAGCACCTGCTGATAAAGGGCGTCGCTTACGTATTTACTATGCAACACAAGTGGCAATTCAGCCACCAACATTTGTTGTATTTGTCAATGATCCAGAATTAATGCACTTTTCATATGAGCGTTTCCTTGAAAACCGCATTCGTGAAACATTTGATTTCGAAGGAACGCCGATTCGCTTAATTACTCGCGCACGCGATTAG
- a CDS encoding HU family DNA-binding protein: MNKTELVNSVAEAAGLSKKDASKAVEAVFDTIQGALAKGDKVQLIGFGNFEVRERAARKGRNPQTGKEIEIAASKVPAFKPGKALKDAVK; this comes from the coding sequence GTGAATAAAACAGAATTAGTAAACTCTGTTGCTGAAGCTGCAGGTCTTTCTAAAAAAGACGCTTCTAAAGCGGTTGAAGCTGTATTTGATACAATTCAAGGTGCTCTTGCAAAGGGTGACAAAGTACAATTAATCGGTTTTGGTAACTTTGAAGTACGTGAGCGTGCGGCTCGTAAAGGTCGTAACCCACAAACTGGTAAAGAAATCGAAATCGCTGCAAGCAAAGTGCCTGCGTTTAAACCAGGTAAAGCGCTTAAAGACGCTGTGAAATAA
- the cmk gene encoding (d)CMP kinase, with product MAKQIQIAIDGPAGAGKSTIAKIVAEKLNFTYIDTGAMYRAVTHKAMQLGIQLDDSEALEKMLHATKIELEPSINGQLVYVDGVNVSEVIRSNEVTANVSQVAAHANIREVLVAMQQQLAADGAVVMDGRDIATHVLTNAELKVFMSASVEERARRRYLDNERRGIQSSIERLQEEIALRDKLDSEREASPLIQAADAVYLDTTNLTIDEAAEAILKLAYDVM from the coding sequence ATGGCAAAGCAAATTCAAATTGCAATTGATGGTCCTGCTGGAGCGGGGAAAAGTACAATTGCAAAAATCGTTGCAGAAAAGTTAAATTTTACATACATCGATACTGGTGCGATGTATCGTGCTGTTACGCATAAAGCGATGCAACTGGGCATACAATTAGATGATAGCGAAGCGCTTGAAAAAATGTTGCATGCAACAAAAATCGAATTAGAACCGTCTATTAATGGACAACTTGTTTATGTAGATGGTGTGAATGTCTCAGAGGTCATCCGTTCAAATGAAGTAACGGCAAATGTTTCACAAGTAGCAGCACATGCAAATATACGTGAAGTGTTAGTGGCAATGCAGCAGCAATTAGCGGCAGATGGTGCTGTCGTAATGGATGGACGAGATATTGCGACACATGTTTTAACAAATGCAGAATTAAAAGTATTTATGTCCGCTTCTGTAGAGGAGCGTGCTCGTCGTCGTTATCTTGATAATGAACGTCGTGGTATTCAATCATCCATCGAGCGTTTACAAGAGGAAATTGCGCTTCGTGACAAGTTGGATAGCGAGCGAGAGGCTTCACCGTTAATTCAGGCTGCAGATGCGGTATATTTAGATACGACGAATTTAACGATTGATGAAGCAGCAGAGGCAATTTTGAAGTTAGCATATGACGTTATGTAA
- a CDS encoding flagellar brake protein, producing MELKIGTMLMLEPEGTDGMEKFRCKVVEKEDGVIYVDYPINDFTKKTAFLLDGTELHAVFYTDGNSYSFTTQVLGRKNDRIPMVVLSCPPEDQFIKIQRREFVRVETPIDVAIEFNGSIYQFIAQDISAGGLSVRLIGAVNFKEGDTVQLTIVLPFVNNEIKYVQTDARIVRIFDENERTIASMQLTDTDDVDKQHIVRLCFERQLLQRKKELNEL from the coding sequence ATGGAATTGAAAATTGGAACGATGTTAATGTTAGAGCCAGAAGGCACAGATGGCATGGAAAAGTTTAGATGTAAAGTCGTAGAAAAAGAAGATGGCGTCATTTATGTGGATTATCCAATTAATGATTTCACGAAAAAAACAGCATTTTTACTTGATGGAACAGAGCTGCATGCAGTGTTCTACACAGATGGAAATAGTTACAGCTTTACAACGCAAGTACTCGGGCGTAAAAATGACCGTATACCGATGGTGGTGCTATCATGTCCGCCAGAAGACCAATTTATAAAAATTCAGCGCAGGGAGTTTGTTCGTGTCGAAACACCGATTGATGTAGCTATTGAATTTAATGGCTCTATCTACCAATTTATTGCACAGGATATTAGTGCAGGAGGGCTGTCTGTACGCTTAATAGGGGCAGTTAACTTTAAAGAAGGCGATACGGTTCAGCTAACAATTGTTCTTCCTTTTGTGAATAATGAGATTAAATATGTTCAAACAGATGCACGCATCGTTCGCATATTCGATGAAAATGAACGAACAATCGCTTCCATGCAATTGACAGATACTGATGATGTGGATAAACAGCATATTGTACGTCTATGCTTTGAGCGTCAATTATTACAACGTAAAAAAGAGCTGAATGAATTGTAA
- a CDS encoding DUF2768 domain-containing protein, whose translation MNNQILDSLLLNTARGPLAHIPALDVMWISFYAIGLLFFSVVIISATRKWVNNVFLSFIFKLIAYIMLATGAFLMVLIVATWPN comes from the coding sequence GTGAACAATCAAATATTGGACAGCTTATTATTAAATACAGCGCGTGGTCCATTAGCACATATACCTGCACTTGATGTGATGTGGATATCGTTTTATGCAATTGGCTTATTATTCTTTTCAGTAGTTATTATTTCAGCGACACGCAAATGGGTAAATAATGTCTTTTTGTCTTTTATATTCAAGCTAATCGCTTATATTATGTTAGCTACTGGCGCATTTTTAATGGTGCTCATTGTCGCTACATGGCCGAATTAA